The following are from one region of the Heptranchias perlo isolate sHepPer1 chromosome 24, sHepPer1.hap1, whole genome shotgun sequence genome:
- the LOC137341501 gene encoding histidine ammonia-lyase-like isoform X3 — protein MIPELIRPRPFIQEQETELEPLNPDMDSLKHQEAQQYIYLDGNSLTTEQLVQIGEGTYKIKLTPDVERRVNKSRDLVEKIINEDQVRYGINTGFGKFARTIIPRDKLEELQKNVIHSTAVGVGEPLSPVRSRMLLALRINVLAKGYSGISLETLDQMVQAFNASCLSYVPEKGTVGASGDLAPLAHLALGLMGEGKMWSPKSGWADANYVLQAHGLQPISPKAKEGLALINGTQMITSLGAEAVERATAIARQADIVAALTLEVLKGTTKAFDSDIHDLRPHQGQIEVAARLRSLLDSDVHPSEIAGSHKFCDRVQDAYTLRCCPQVHGIVHDTIAFVKGILVTEMNSVTDNPIVIAERGEIISGGNFHGEYPAKALDYLAIGVHELASISERRIERLCNPSLSQLPAFLVNEGGLNCGFMMAHCTAAALVSENKVLCHPSSVDSLSTSAATEDHVSMGGWAARKALRVIEHVEQVLAIELLAACQGLEFVRPLHTTEPLERVYELVRSVVKFGKQQNPTWNATD, from the exons TTATCCAAGAGCAAGAAACCGAACTCGAGCCACTGAACCCAGACATGGActctct AAAACACCAGGAGGCTCAGCAG TATATTTATTTGGATGGAAATAGCTTAACAACAGAACAACTAGTCCAGATCGGTGAAGGGACCTACAAAATCAAG CTCACCCCAGATGTTGAAAGGAGGGTCAACAAATCAAGAGACCTGGTGGAAAAAATCATCAATGAAGATCAAG TTAGGTATGGAATAAACACAGGATTCGGGAAATTTGCCAGGACCATTATCCCCCGTGATAAGCTTGA GGAGCTCCAGAAGAACGTTATCCACTCCACCGCAGTAG GTGTTGGTGAACCCTTGTCACCAGTGAGGTCCCGTATGCTGCTGGCCCTCAGGATCAATGTTCTTGCCAAGGGTTATAGTGGAATCTCCTTAGAGACCCTCGATCAAATGGTCCAGGCATTTAATG CTTCCTGTCTCTCCTACGTCCCAGAGAAGGGAACTGTCGGGGCCAGTGGGGATCTTGCTCCTCTTGCTCACCTTGCCCTGGGACTGATGGGTGAAGGCAAAATGTGGTCGCCAAAAAGTGGCTGGGCTGATGCTAACTAC GTTTTGCAAGCTCATGGCCTCCAGCCGATTTCTCCCAAAGCTAAAGAG GGACTGGCCCTCATTAATGGGACTCAGATGATCACGTCGCTGGGCGCTGAGGCAGTGGAGCGAGCGACCGCTATAGCCCGACAGGCGGACATTGTAGCAGCTCTTACACTGGAGGTTCTGAAAGGCACGACCAAAGCCTTTGACAGTG ATATCCATGACCTACGACCTCACCAGGGCCAGATAGAAGTAGCTGCTCGATTGCGATCACTTTTGGATTCTGACGTTCACCCGTCTGAAATTGCAG GAAGCCACAAGTTCTGTGATCGTGTTCAGGATGCTTACACCCTACGATGCTGCCCGCAG GTCCATGGTATAGTCCACGACACAATTGCTTTTGTGAAAGGTATTCTGGTGACTGAAATGAACAGTGTTACTGATAACCCA ATTGTGATTGCGGAGAGGGGGGAAATTATTTCAGGTGGGAATTTCCATGGTGAATATCCTGCTAAA GCCcttgactacctggcgattggtGTTCACGAACTCGCTTCAATCAGCGAGAGGAGAATTGAAAGACTGTGTAATCCATCCCTGAGTCAACTGCCAGCCTTTCTGGTCAATGAAGGGGGCCTGAACTGTGGTTTTATGATGGCTCACTGTACAGCAGCTGCATTAG TCTCTGAGAACAAGGTACTGTGTCACCCGTCATCGGTTGACTCCCTGTCGACCAGCGCTGCCACTGAGGACCATGTCTCCATGGGCGGATGGGCTGCCAGGAAAGCACTGAGAGTCATTGAGCACGTTGAACAAG TGCTTGCTATTGAACTTCTTGCAGCCTGTCAGGGTCTTGAGTTTGTGCGCCCGCTGCACACGACGGAACCACTGGAAAGGGTCTATGAGCTCGTCCGCTCAGTGGTGAA
- the LOC137341501 gene encoding histidine ammonia-lyase-like isoform X1 — protein sequence MIPELIRPRPFIQEQETELEPLNPDMDSLKHQEAQQYIYLDGNSLTTEQLVQIGEGTYKIKLTPDVERRVNKSRDLVEKIINEDQVRYGINTGFGKFARTIIPRDKLEELQKNVIHSTAVGVGEPLSPVRSRMLLALRINVLAKGYSGISLETLDQMVQAFNASCLSYVPEKGTVGASGDLAPLAHLALGLMGEGKMWSPKSGWADANYVLQAHGLQPISPKAKEGLALINGTQMITSLGAEAVERATAIARQADIVAALTLEVLKGTTKAFDSDIHDLRPHQGQIEVAARLRSLLDSDVHPSEIAGSHKFCDRVQDAYTLRCCPQVHGIVHDTIAFVKGILVTEMNSVTDNPIVIAERGEIISGGNFHGEYPAKALDYLAIGVHELASISERRIERLCNPSLSQLPAFLVNEGGLNCGFMMAHCTAAALVSENKVLCHPSSVDSLSTSAATEDHVSMGGWAARKALRVIEHVEQVLAIELLAACQGLEFVRPLHTTEPLERVYELVRSVVKPLVKDRFMAPDFEIVRRLLTEEKVWQAAESYMERYRLVQTRE from the exons TTATCCAAGAGCAAGAAACCGAACTCGAGCCACTGAACCCAGACATGGActctct AAAACACCAGGAGGCTCAGCAG TATATTTATTTGGATGGAAATAGCTTAACAACAGAACAACTAGTCCAGATCGGTGAAGGGACCTACAAAATCAAG CTCACCCCAGATGTTGAAAGGAGGGTCAACAAATCAAGAGACCTGGTGGAAAAAATCATCAATGAAGATCAAG TTAGGTATGGAATAAACACAGGATTCGGGAAATTTGCCAGGACCATTATCCCCCGTGATAAGCTTGA GGAGCTCCAGAAGAACGTTATCCACTCCACCGCAGTAG GTGTTGGTGAACCCTTGTCACCAGTGAGGTCCCGTATGCTGCTGGCCCTCAGGATCAATGTTCTTGCCAAGGGTTATAGTGGAATCTCCTTAGAGACCCTCGATCAAATGGTCCAGGCATTTAATG CTTCCTGTCTCTCCTACGTCCCAGAGAAGGGAACTGTCGGGGCCAGTGGGGATCTTGCTCCTCTTGCTCACCTTGCCCTGGGACTGATGGGTGAAGGCAAAATGTGGTCGCCAAAAAGTGGCTGGGCTGATGCTAACTAC GTTTTGCAAGCTCATGGCCTCCAGCCGATTTCTCCCAAAGCTAAAGAG GGACTGGCCCTCATTAATGGGACTCAGATGATCACGTCGCTGGGCGCTGAGGCAGTGGAGCGAGCGACCGCTATAGCCCGACAGGCGGACATTGTAGCAGCTCTTACACTGGAGGTTCTGAAAGGCACGACCAAAGCCTTTGACAGTG ATATCCATGACCTACGACCTCACCAGGGCCAGATAGAAGTAGCTGCTCGATTGCGATCACTTTTGGATTCTGACGTTCACCCGTCTGAAATTGCAG GAAGCCACAAGTTCTGTGATCGTGTTCAGGATGCTTACACCCTACGATGCTGCCCGCAG GTCCATGGTATAGTCCACGACACAATTGCTTTTGTGAAAGGTATTCTGGTGACTGAAATGAACAGTGTTACTGATAACCCA ATTGTGATTGCGGAGAGGGGGGAAATTATTTCAGGTGGGAATTTCCATGGTGAATATCCTGCTAAA GCCcttgactacctggcgattggtGTTCACGAACTCGCTTCAATCAGCGAGAGGAGAATTGAAAGACTGTGTAATCCATCCCTGAGTCAACTGCCAGCCTTTCTGGTCAATGAAGGGGGCCTGAACTGTGGTTTTATGATGGCTCACTGTACAGCAGCTGCATTAG TCTCTGAGAACAAGGTACTGTGTCACCCGTCATCGGTTGACTCCCTGTCGACCAGCGCTGCCACTGAGGACCATGTCTCCATGGGCGGATGGGCTGCCAGGAAAGCACTGAGAGTCATTGAGCACGTTGAACAAG TGCTTGCTATTGAACTTCTTGCAGCCTGTCAGGGTCTTGAGTTTGTGCGCCCGCTGCACACGACGGAACCACTGGAAAGGGTCTATGAGCTCGTCCGCTCAGTGGTGAA
- the LOC137341501 gene encoding histidine ammonia-lyase-like isoform X2 yields MDSLKHQEAQQYIYLDGNSLTTEQLVQIGEGTYKIKLTPDVERRVNKSRDLVEKIINEDQVRYGINTGFGKFARTIIPRDKLEELQKNVIHSTAVGVGEPLSPVRSRMLLALRINVLAKGYSGISLETLDQMVQAFNASCLSYVPEKGTVGASGDLAPLAHLALGLMGEGKMWSPKSGWADANYVLQAHGLQPISPKAKEGLALINGTQMITSLGAEAVERATAIARQADIVAALTLEVLKGTTKAFDSDIHDLRPHQGQIEVAARLRSLLDSDVHPSEIAGSHKFCDRVQDAYTLRCCPQVHGIVHDTIAFVKGILVTEMNSVTDNPIVIAERGEIISGGNFHGEYPAKALDYLAIGVHELASISERRIERLCNPSLSQLPAFLVNEGGLNCGFMMAHCTAAALVSENKVLCHPSSVDSLSTSAATEDHVSMGGWAARKALRVIEHVEQVLAIELLAACQGLEFVRPLHTTEPLERVYELVRSVVKPLVKDRFMAPDFEIVRRLLTEEKVWQAAESYMERYRLVQTRE; encoded by the exons ATGGActctct AAAACACCAGGAGGCTCAGCAG TATATTTATTTGGATGGAAATAGCTTAACAACAGAACAACTAGTCCAGATCGGTGAAGGGACCTACAAAATCAAG CTCACCCCAGATGTTGAAAGGAGGGTCAACAAATCAAGAGACCTGGTGGAAAAAATCATCAATGAAGATCAAG TTAGGTATGGAATAAACACAGGATTCGGGAAATTTGCCAGGACCATTATCCCCCGTGATAAGCTTGA GGAGCTCCAGAAGAACGTTATCCACTCCACCGCAGTAG GTGTTGGTGAACCCTTGTCACCAGTGAGGTCCCGTATGCTGCTGGCCCTCAGGATCAATGTTCTTGCCAAGGGTTATAGTGGAATCTCCTTAGAGACCCTCGATCAAATGGTCCAGGCATTTAATG CTTCCTGTCTCTCCTACGTCCCAGAGAAGGGAACTGTCGGGGCCAGTGGGGATCTTGCTCCTCTTGCTCACCTTGCCCTGGGACTGATGGGTGAAGGCAAAATGTGGTCGCCAAAAAGTGGCTGGGCTGATGCTAACTAC GTTTTGCAAGCTCATGGCCTCCAGCCGATTTCTCCCAAAGCTAAAGAG GGACTGGCCCTCATTAATGGGACTCAGATGATCACGTCGCTGGGCGCTGAGGCAGTGGAGCGAGCGACCGCTATAGCCCGACAGGCGGACATTGTAGCAGCTCTTACACTGGAGGTTCTGAAAGGCACGACCAAAGCCTTTGACAGTG ATATCCATGACCTACGACCTCACCAGGGCCAGATAGAAGTAGCTGCTCGATTGCGATCACTTTTGGATTCTGACGTTCACCCGTCTGAAATTGCAG GAAGCCACAAGTTCTGTGATCGTGTTCAGGATGCTTACACCCTACGATGCTGCCCGCAG GTCCATGGTATAGTCCACGACACAATTGCTTTTGTGAAAGGTATTCTGGTGACTGAAATGAACAGTGTTACTGATAACCCA ATTGTGATTGCGGAGAGGGGGGAAATTATTTCAGGTGGGAATTTCCATGGTGAATATCCTGCTAAA GCCcttgactacctggcgattggtGTTCACGAACTCGCTTCAATCAGCGAGAGGAGAATTGAAAGACTGTGTAATCCATCCCTGAGTCAACTGCCAGCCTTTCTGGTCAATGAAGGGGGCCTGAACTGTGGTTTTATGATGGCTCACTGTACAGCAGCTGCATTAG TCTCTGAGAACAAGGTACTGTGTCACCCGTCATCGGTTGACTCCCTGTCGACCAGCGCTGCCACTGAGGACCATGTCTCCATGGGCGGATGGGCTGCCAGGAAAGCACTGAGAGTCATTGAGCACGTTGAACAAG TGCTTGCTATTGAACTTCTTGCAGCCTGTCAGGGTCTTGAGTTTGTGCGCCCGCTGCACACGACGGAACCACTGGAAAGGGTCTATGAGCTCGTCCGCTCAGTGGTGAA